In Geotalea uraniireducens, one genomic interval encodes:
- a CDS encoding EAL domain-containing protein — protein MGYPSRLGNLNISLPSPRRQFFVLLGVIFFIDLALMLILGVLFHDLTRLHVYLFDSLALVILCAPFLWGRIVRPMRETAATATNRIESLLEYLADGIISFDEEGAVRLVNPAIERMFGFSAEEVIGRSVDELLVGNENGGSYFPFALAARDEWSSGRVTYSITGLRCDGSRFPAELSVSKVRIGNHWTFLGLVRDVTARKRDEQDLLLLKRAIESSVNGISITDVTHPDNPIIYVNPAFERMTGYAAHEVLGKNPRFLRGDSRDQEETRKMSAAFRERRDGYFVLRNYRKDGTLFWNELYIAPVRDRAGVVTNYIGVMNDITEHRHYEEQLIYHATHDPLTGLPNRNLLQDRLAQALALDAFAHKNPLCVMFLDLDNFKKVNDTLGHTVGDMLLKAVADRLTGCVRGGDTVARLGGDEYIIVLPNVREMQDVITVAKKIIAVFAAPFPLLGDEIYVTSSIGIALSPTDGETVDALLKNADAAMYHAKEQGKNNYQFYSAEMNIRVFERLALETSLHRAIRQREFLLHYQPRVDLRTGRISGVEALVRWNHPEIGLVSPAKFIPLAEETGLIVPLGEWVLRTACAQNRIWQERGLPPLRIAVNLSSRQFRQENLIQMVAGVLTETHLAAQWLELELTESLVMQEGERSVAILTELKEMGIDIAIDDFGTGYSSLSYLKRFPVRNLKIDQSFIRDMTRDPDDATLVRTIITMAHGLGMKVIAEGVELEEQLDFLRRHQCEEIQGYYFSQPLDAEKFEQLLRSGKSLVDTGFASPEVGYGDGPGVAGRGAIQG, from the coding sequence ATGGGGTATCCATCCCGGCTGGGTAATCTAAATATTTCGCTGCCGTCGCCGCGCCGGCAGTTCTTCGTCTTGCTGGGGGTCATCTTCTTCATCGATCTGGCCTTGATGTTGATCCTGGGGGTGCTCTTCCACGATCTCACCAGGCTGCACGTCTATCTTTTCGATAGTCTGGCGCTGGTGATTCTCTGTGCTCCTTTTCTCTGGGGCCGCATCGTTCGGCCGATGCGCGAGACCGCGGCCACGGCCACCAACCGGATCGAGAGCCTGCTCGAATACCTGGCCGACGGGATCATCAGTTTTGACGAAGAGGGGGCGGTCAGGCTGGTCAATCCGGCGATCGAGAGGATGTTCGGCTTTTCCGCCGAAGAGGTGATCGGTCGAAGTGTCGACGAACTGCTGGTCGGTAACGAGAACGGGGGAAGCTATTTCCCCTTTGCCCTGGCGGCGCGTGACGAATGGAGCAGCGGCCGGGTCACCTATTCGATCACGGGACTTCGTTGCGACGGTAGCCGCTTCCCGGCCGAACTGTCGGTGAGCAAGGTGCGGATCGGTAACCACTGGACGTTTCTTGGCCTTGTCCGCGACGTAACTGCCCGGAAGCGGGACGAGCAGGACCTGCTGCTGCTGAAACGTGCCATCGAGTCGAGTGTCAACGGCATCTCCATTACCGACGTTACCCACCCCGACAACCCGATCATCTACGTCAATCCGGCCTTTGAACGGATGACCGGCTACGCCGCCCATGAAGTGCTGGGCAAGAATCCGCGCTTTCTCCGCGGAGACAGCCGGGACCAGGAGGAAACCAGGAAGATGTCGGCCGCCTTTCGCGAGCGGCGGGATGGCTATTTCGTCCTGCGCAATTACCGCAAGGACGGCACCCTGTTCTGGAACGAGCTCTATATCGCCCCGGTCCGCGACCGGGCCGGGGTAGTCACCAACTACATCGGGGTAATGAACGACATCACCGAACACCGCCACTACGAAGAACAGCTCATCTATCACGCCACCCACGATCCGCTGACCGGGCTTCCCAACCGGAATCTTCTCCAGGACCGTCTCGCCCAGGCCCTCGCCCTCGACGCCTTCGCCCACAAGAACCCGCTCTGCGTGATGTTTCTCGACCTCGACAACTTCAAGAAGGTCAACGATACGCTGGGGCATACGGTGGGGGACATGCTGCTCAAGGCGGTGGCCGACCGGCTGACCGGCTGCGTGCGGGGCGGAGATACGGTGGCCCGGCTCGGCGGCGACGAATATATCATCGTTCTGCCCAATGTCCGGGAGATGCAGGACGTTATCACCGTGGCCAAAAAGATCATCGCCGTGTTTGCCGCGCCGTTTCCGCTGCTGGGCGATGAAATCTACGTGACCTCCAGTATCGGCATTGCCCTCTCACCGACGGACGGGGAAACGGTCGACGCCCTGCTCAAGAATGCCGACGCGGCCATGTACCATGCCAAGGAGCAGGGGAAAAACAATTACCAGTTCTATTCGGCGGAGATGAATATCCGGGTCTTCGAGCGGCTGGCGCTGGAGACGAGCCTCCATCGGGCCATTCGGCAACGGGAGTTTCTGCTCCACTACCAGCCGCGGGTTGACCTGAGGACCGGCCGGATTTCCGGGGTGGAGGCGCTGGTTCGCTGGAATCATCCCGAAATCGGCCTGGTGTCGCCTGCCAAGTTCATCCCGCTGGCCGAGGAGACCGGCCTGATCGTGCCGCTCGGCGAGTGGGTGTTGCGGACCGCCTGTGCCCAGAACCGAATCTGGCAGGAACGGGGCTTGCCACCGCTGCGGATCGCCGTTAACCTCTCTTCCCGCCAGTTCAGGCAGGAGAACCTCATCCAAATGGTGGCCGGGGTTTTGACGGAGACACACCTGGCGGCACAGTGGCTGGAGTTGGAGCTGACGGAGAGCCTGGTGATGCAGGAAGGCGAGCGGTCGGTGGCCATCCTGACCGAACTGAAAGAAATGGGGATCGATATCGCCATCGACGATTTCGGCACCGGCTATTCATCTCTCAGCTACCTGAAGCGGTTCCCGGTCAGGAACCTCAAGATCGACCAGTCGTTCATCCGCGACATGACCCGCGACCCCGACGATGCCACCCTGGTGCGGACGATCATTACCATGGCCCACGGCCTTGGCATGAAGGTTATTGCCGAGGGGGTGGAACTGGAAGAGCAGCTCGACTTCCTTCGCCGGCATCAGTGCGAAGAGATCCAGGGCTACTATTTCAGCCAGCCGCTTGATGCCGAGAAGTTCGAGCAGTTGCTCCGTTCCGGCAAGTCGCTTGTCGATACTGGCTTTGCCTCCCCGGAGGTGGGGTACGGCGACGGACCCGGCGTGGCTGGCCGGGGGGCTATTCAAGGGTAA
- a CDS encoding sensor histidine kinase, whose translation MISGYSDVLLTVCAEQLNEECRSYVIRIEDESERMNNLIETLLGFSRVARYEVHRETVDLSKLAEDISFTLRMNEPERPATVTIAEGMTVDADAALLRIVLENLLGNAWKYARKKAITLIDIGREEVEGKTIFFVKDNGAGFPMELADRLFCPFQRLHDKADYPGHGIGLATVQRIINRHGGAIWAVAEPDQGATFFFTLE comes from the coding sequence GTGATTTCCGGTTACAGCGACGTATTGCTCACCGTCTGTGCGGAGCAACTCAATGAGGAGTGCCGGAGCTACGTCATCCGAATCGAAGACGAATCCGAGCGGATGAACAACCTGATCGAAACATTGCTCGGCTTCTCACGGGTAGCGCGTTACGAAGTGCACCGGGAAACCGTCGACCTGAGCAAACTCGCCGAAGATATCTCCTTCACCCTGCGGATGAATGAACCGGAACGGCCAGCGACCGTCACCATCGCCGAAGGGATGACCGTCGACGCCGATGCGGCGCTCCTGCGGATCGTGTTGGAGAATCTGCTCGGTAACGCCTGGAAATACGCACGGAAAAAAGCGATAACGCTGATTGACATCGGCCGGGAAGAGGTGGAGGGGAAAACGATCTTTTTCGTCAAAGATAACGGGGCGGGATTTCCGATGGAACTGGCGGACCGGCTCTTTTGCCCATTCCAGCGGCTGCATGACAAGGCCGATTACCCCGGCCACGGGATCGGCCTCGCCACGGTCCAGCGGATCATCAACCGGCATGGCGGCGCCATCTGGGCCGTCGCCGAGCCGGACCAGGGAGCCACGTTCTTTTTTACCCTTGAATAG
- a CDS encoding helix-turn-helix transcriptional regulator: MRQGKPAKKYSQAGRVHDLIRLIEARHGVTLEEMAEETGVDRRTVHRDLNVIHEAGYPLVSEWLNGRKVYRFLTRFKDVPPITFTLQELMALSFFRSQLHFLDGTPFRDDLETVFRKINSVLPPRYAAHMERIADVSLPLLQGRRDYRPVAEPLRQLREALIYQYRVNLAYRAKGKGGVSTYVVDPYTLIFYKGGLYLVGYAHNRQAIRTFAAERIASVELEKERFEMPDDYQPEERLKGAFGIVDEAPLAVRIRFSPEVAHAVRERIWHPSQQIESGPAGSIVLAFTAGGVLEIISWLLSYGNHAELLEPVSLRAEVARIVADMAAKYLPSLPADHD; encoded by the coding sequence ATGCGGCAGGGCAAACCGGCAAAAAAATATTCGCAGGCGGGACGGGTGCACGATCTGATTCGGCTGATCGAGGCCCGGCACGGCGTCACTCTGGAGGAGATGGCCGAGGAGACCGGCGTCGACCGGCGGACCGTCCACCGGGATCTGAATGTCATCCACGAGGCCGGCTATCCGCTCGTTTCGGAGTGGCTGAACGGCCGGAAAGTCTACCGCTTTCTCACCCGGTTCAAGGATGTCCCGCCGATCACCTTTACGCTCCAGGAATTGATGGCCCTGTCGTTTTTCCGCTCGCAGCTGCATTTCCTCGATGGTACTCCTTTCCGCGACGACCTGGAGACGGTTTTCCGCAAGATCAACTCGGTTCTTCCGCCCCGCTACGCCGCCCACATGGAGCGGATCGCCGACGTCTCTCTGCCGCTCCTGCAGGGGCGGCGGGACTACCGGCCGGTGGCGGAGCCGCTCCGCCAGCTGCGCGAGGCGCTCATTTACCAGTACCGGGTCAACCTTGCTTACCGGGCCAAGGGAAAGGGCGGGGTTTCGACCTATGTCGTGGATCCGTACACACTCATTTTCTACAAGGGGGGGCTCTATCTGGTCGGCTATGCCCACAACCGGCAGGCGATCCGGACCTTTGCTGCCGAACGGATCGCCTCGGTGGAGCTGGAAAAAGAGCGCTTCGAGATGCCCGACGACTATCAGCCGGAAGAGCGTCTCAAGGGGGCGTTCGGGATAGTTGACGAAGCGCCGCTGGCGGTCCGGATCCGTTTCTCCCCCGAAGTAGCCCATGCGGTCCGGGAGCGGATCTGGCATCCGAGCCAGCAGATCGAAAGCGGGCCCGCCGGCAGTATCGTGCTCGCCTTTACTGCCGGCGGAGTCCTGGAGATAATCTCCTGGCTCCTTTCCTACGGAAATCATGCCGAACTCCTGGAGCCGGTGTCACTGAGGGCCGAAGTGGCGCGAATCGTTGCCGACATGGCGGCCAAGTACCTGCCCTCGCTCCCTGCCGATCATGACTGA
- a CDS encoding MASE3 domain-containing protein translates to MARAHFGIGDLGFIALSAGTLGGLYVTSCHSFLLFHSLVEILSVVIASGIFMIAWHSRRFTDNHYILLIGISHLFVAILELLHALTYPAMELFPSIGPNPSAQFWLAARSLQSISLFAAPTFLNHRLRIGMTVAVYFLATAVIVGMVFHGGFIPDCYREDGSLTPFKVGSEYFICLVLSGAFVLMIRQRRLLDRKVIGLMGSALLLFIVSELEFSRYATPFGPTVMIGHLFALGGFYFIYRAMIGTMLEEPYNLLFRNLKESEERYRNLYNNTPAMLHSIDRSGNIVNVSDYWLETLGYQRDEVIGRLSADFMTDDSRSYVLGAIIPQFLETGRIREAPLQTVARDGRIIDVLLSSEAERDKRGEIIRSLSVMTDITEQRRSAREVESLNASLAARAMELELANSDLEAFNYIYRLPRPSFPSDRDFRLQRRIAHRLCGATQ, encoded by the coding sequence ATGGCCAGAGCACACTTCGGCATTGGCGATTTGGGTTTTATCGCTCTCTCGGCGGGAACCCTCGGCGGGCTCTACGTTACCAGCTGTCACAGCTTCCTTCTCTTCCACTCGCTGGTCGAGATTCTCTCGGTAGTTATTGCCAGCGGTATTTTCATGATCGCCTGGCATTCCCGCCGCTTTACCGACAATCACTACATCCTGCTGATCGGCATCTCGCACCTCTTTGTCGCCATCCTGGAACTCCTGCACGCGCTGACCTATCCGGCCATGGAACTCTTTCCCAGCATCGGGCCGAACCCCTCGGCTCAATTCTGGCTTGCCGCCCGTTCCCTGCAAAGCATTTCCCTGTTTGCCGCCCCGACGTTCCTGAACCACCGGCTCCGCATTGGCATGACGGTGGCCGTTTATTTCCTGGCAACCGCCGTGATCGTCGGGATGGTTTTCCATGGCGGCTTCATTCCGGATTGTTACCGGGAAGATGGGTCGCTCACCCCGTTCAAGGTCGGCAGCGAATATTTCATCTGCCTTGTCCTGTCGGGAGCCTTCGTCCTGATGATTCGCCAGCGGCGGTTGTTGGACCGGAAAGTGATCGGGCTCATGGGGAGCGCGCTCCTGCTGTTCATTGTCAGCGAGCTGGAATTCAGCCGCTATGCCACGCCATTCGGCCCCACCGTCATGATCGGCCATCTCTTCGCCCTCGGCGGTTTTTACTTCATCTACCGGGCAATGATCGGCACCATGCTGGAAGAGCCGTACAATCTGCTTTTCAGGAATCTCAAAGAAAGCGAGGAGCGGTATCGTAACCTTTATAACAATACCCCCGCGATGCTGCACTCCATCGATCGGTCGGGAAACATCGTCAATGTCAGCGACTATTGGCTGGAGACCCTCGGCTACCAGCGCGACGAAGTCATCGGCCGGCTCTCCGCCGATTTCATGACCGACGATTCAAGGAGCTACGTGTTGGGGGCGATCATCCCCCAGTTTCTCGAAACCGGCCGCATCCGCGAAGCGCCGCTGCAGACCGTTGCCAGAGACGGTCGGATCATCGACGTCCTGCTGTCGTCCGAGGCGGAACGGGACAAGCGGGGTGAGATTATCCGCTCCCTCTCGGTGATGACCGATATCACCGAGCAACGTCGGAGTGCCCGGGAAGTCGAAAGTCTCAACGCAAGTCTGGCCGCCCGCGCCATGGAACTGGAGCTGGCGAACAGCGACCTGGAGGCCTTCAACTATATATACCGTCTCCCACGACCTTCGTTCCCATCTGACCGTGATTTCCGGTTACAGCGACGTATTGCTCACCGTCTGTGCGGAGCAACTCAATGA
- a CDS encoding two-component system sensor histidine kinase NtrB: protein MHRNLVPLFSLAAGLILTALLAWLAIGTYRSAIPIAEGNLRGLALSLASAVESVADRDPSFASLNAFHSRDIAYFSLIDRNGIQVFHSNPDLIGSRVADRRFEPVFRQLGFAEERIRLGTGEEVFEYNAPVHLPNRLLALRLSLHPWRAEEVVRQARLGMVMLFALLGLAWVMGGLIYRFARREEIHRREMAHRERLAQLGEMGAVLAHEVRNPLAGIKGYAQLLNEQLNHDEIGEFASMIVTEAVRLEELVNNLLVYARQEPEQRTLIDLGELVDYVLSLVAPEARLRDIILLPQLTPGLQVSGDRDRLEQLLLNLAVNGLQAMNVEGTLTIATAARNGTVEITVTDTGPGIPAADRQRIFEPFFTTKARGSGLGLAICRKIVEAHCGTIAVEAGSDRGSVFRVTLPASHGRKQP, encoded by the coding sequence ATGCATCGAAACCTCGTTCCGCTCTTTTCCCTGGCGGCCGGACTGATTCTCACCGCCCTGCTCGCCTGGCTCGCCATCGGCACCTATCGGAGCGCCATCCCGATCGCCGAGGGAAATCTGCGCGGTCTGGCCCTTTCGCTTGCTTCGGCCGTGGAATCGGTGGCGGACCGGGACCCCTCATTCGCCAGCCTCAACGCTTTCCACTCCCGTGACATCGCTTATTTTTCCCTGATCGACCGGAATGGCATCCAGGTCTTTCACTCCAATCCGGACCTGATCGGCAGCCGGGTTGCCGACCGCCGTTTCGAGCCGGTCTTCCGCCAGCTCGGTTTTGCCGAGGAGCGAATCCGCCTCGGCACCGGCGAAGAAGTCTTCGAGTACAACGCACCGGTGCACCTCCCGAACCGGCTACTGGCCCTGCGGCTCAGCCTCCACCCCTGGCGGGCTGAAGAGGTGGTGCGCCAGGCCCGGCTCGGCATGGTGATGCTCTTTGCCCTCCTCGGCCTGGCGTGGGTGATGGGCGGCCTGATTTACCGCTTTGCCCGGCGGGAAGAGATTCATCGCCGGGAGATGGCCCACCGGGAGCGACTCGCCCAGCTGGGTGAAATGGGGGCGGTGCTTGCCCATGAAGTCCGCAATCCCCTGGCCGGCATCAAGGGATACGCCCAACTGCTCAATGAGCAGCTCAACCACGACGAAATCGGCGAGTTTGCTTCCATGATCGTCACCGAGGCGGTCCGCCTCGAAGAACTGGTCAACAACCTGCTGGTTTACGCCCGCCAGGAGCCTGAACAGCGGACGCTGATCGATCTCGGGGAACTGGTCGATTACGTCCTGTCACTGGTGGCACCGGAGGCCCGGCTGCGGGATATTATCCTCCTCCCGCAGCTCACCCCCGGCCTGCAGGTAAGCGGCGACCGGGACCGTCTGGAGCAATTGCTGCTCAACCTGGCAGTCAATGGCCTCCAGGCAATGAACGTCGAGGGAACGCTGACCATCGCCACTGCTGCCCGTAACGGTACGGTTGAAATCACGGTGACCGACACCGGGCCGGGAATTCCCGCTGCCGATCGGCAGCGGATTTTCGAGCCGTTTTTCACCACCAAGGCCCGGGGGAGCGGCCTGGGTCTGGCCATCTGCCGCAAGATAGTCGAGGCCCATTGCGGAACGATTGCCGTGGAAGCCGGCAGCGACCGGGGGTCGGTTTTTCGCGTGACGCTTCCCGCCTCCCACGGAAGGAAACAACCATGA